A region of Dermochelys coriacea isolate rDerCor1 chromosome 1, rDerCor1.pri.v4, whole genome shotgun sequence DNA encodes the following proteins:
- the FAM3C gene encoding protein FAM3C, with protein MRVAGAVKLVVAVSIFLLTFYVISQVFEIKMDTNLGNLFARSALEAAARPTKPPRYKCGISKACPEKHFAFKMASGAANVVGPKICVEDNVLMSGVKNNVGRGINIALVNGKTGQALDTKFFDMWGGDVAPFIDFLKSIQDGTVVLMGTYDDGATKLNEEARKLIAELGSTSITNLGFRDNWVFCGGKGIKTKSPFEQHIKNNKDTNKYEGWPEVVEMEGCIPQKQD; from the exons GTGCTGTAAAGTTGGTGGTAGCTGTCTCAATATTTCTACTGACATTTTATGTCATATCTCAAGTATTTGAGATAAAAATGGATACAAACTTAGGAAACCTGTTTG CTAGATCAGCATTGGAGGCAGCTGCACGCC CTACAAAACCACCCAGATATAAATGTGGGATTTCAAAAGCTTGTCCTGAAAAGCACTTTGCCTTCAAAATGGCAAGTGGAGCAGCCAACGTAGTTGGGCCAAAAATTTGTGTAGAAGATAATGT tttaatgAGTGGTGTTAAGAATAATGTTGGCAGAGGAATAAATATAGCTTTGGTAAATG GCAAAACAGGACAAGCATTGGACACCAAGTTTTTCGACATGTGGGGAGGAG ATGTGGCACCATTTATTGACTTCCTGAAGTCCATTCAGGATGGAACTGTAGTGTTAATGGGAACCTATGATGATGGTGCAACCAA gcttaATGAGGAGGCACGGAAACTGATTGCTGAACTGGGAAGCACATCTATTACTAACCTTGGTTTTAGAGACAACTGGGTCTTTTGTGGTGGAAAAGGAATTAAGACTAAAAGTCCATTTGAACAG CATATAAAGAACAATAAGGATACTAACAAATACGAAGGCTGGCCAGAAGTTGTTGAGATGGAAGGCTGTATCCCTCAGAAGCAAGACTAA